From the genome of Deinococcus sp. AJ005, one region includes:
- a CDS encoding ATP-binding cassette domain-containing protein, with product MTLMELKNVTVRAGGRTLLEDVNLSLKRGEALRLFGPNGGGKTTLLRLLSGEVSPVSGTRTYVLNGVEQKSAVRARRSLSVVGPDAEAFYLTRDWAQSVQDVLLAAFEGDTLKLWDATPEAESRLAEVVSLTGLEPLLERDFRTLSHGQRRRVVLARALMPRPEALLLDEFTDGLSVGARAELGRVLADVHASGVALVLATHRPEEAPELPWRTVRVEGGRVSEEEAGSPPSATALSLPIPPGTGNLIRLDDVEVWRNGARALGPISWTWEAGQHWLVTGENGSGKSTLARLIAGELHPALGGKIQRPYLRRDLLSERRRTVGIVGAELGIRQRRDWTGQDIIGSALHGTEGFVPELSTDELEKVTKLAAQLDLTDLLPRHAETLSQGQLRRLLLARAVLHAPTLLILDEGLDFLDAASRARFLALLPELARGGTHIMVIAHRESDAPDGLTHHLHLDGGRIGMVSRLPVMSAT from the coding sequence ATGACGCTGATGGAGTTGAAAAATGTGACCGTGAGGGCGGGGGGGCGTACCCTGCTCGAAGACGTGAACCTGAGCCTGAAAAGGGGCGAGGCCCTACGCCTGTTCGGCCCCAACGGCGGCGGCAAAACCACGCTGCTGCGCCTGCTTTCGGGGGAGGTCTCGCCAGTCAGCGGAACTCGGACTTATGTTCTGAACGGCGTGGAACAAAAATCTGCAGTCCGGGCGCGGCGCAGCCTGTCCGTCGTCGGGCCGGATGCGGAGGCGTTTTATCTGACCCGCGACTGGGCGCAATCTGTGCAGGACGTGCTGCTGGCCGCTTTCGAGGGCGACACCCTGAAACTGTGGGACGCCACGCCGGAAGCCGAATCAAGGCTGGCCGAAGTCGTCTCGCTGACTGGCCTTGAACCTTTGCTGGAGCGAGACTTCCGCACCCTCAGTCACGGGCAACGGCGGCGGGTGGTGCTGGCACGGGCGCTGATGCCCCGGCCCGAAGCGCTGCTGCTGGATGAATTTACAGACGGCTTGAGCGTGGGCGCACGTGCTGAACTGGGCCGCGTGCTGGCCGACGTTCACGCTTCTGGTGTCGCCCTCGTCCTCGCCACCCACCGCCCGGAGGAAGCGCCGGAATTGCCGTGGCGAACGGTGCGCGTAGAAGGCGGACGCGTCAGCGAGGAGGAAGCTGGCTCTCCCCCATCCGCCACCGCCCTGAGCCTGCCCATCCCGCCGGGAACGGGCAACTTGATCCGACTGGACGATGTGGAAGTCTGGCGCAACGGCGCGCGGGCGCTGGGGCCAATCAGTTGGACGTGGGAGGCCGGGCAGCACTGGCTGGTCACGGGCGAGAACGGCAGCGGCAAGAGTACGCTGGCCCGACTGATCGCCGGGGAGCTGCATCCCGCGCTGGGCGGCAAAATCCAGCGCCCGTATCTGCGCCGTGATCTGCTCAGCGAACGCCGCCGCACCGTGGGCATCGTCGGGGCCGAACTGGGCATCCGGCAGCGGCGCGACTGGACCGGGCAGGACATCATCGGCAGCGCCCTGCATGGCACAGAAGGCTTTGTGCCGGAGCTGAGCACGGATGAGTTGGAGAAGGTGACGAAGCTCGCCGCCCAACTTGACCTCACCGATCTGCTGCCACGCCACGCCGAAACATTGTCTCAGGGGCAGCTCCGGCGGCTGCTGCTGGCCCGCGCCGTGCTGCACGCGCCCACGCTGTTGATTCTGGACGAGGGCCTGGATTTCCTGGACGCCGCGAGCCGCGCTCGCTTTCTGGCTCTGCTGCCGGAACTGGCGCGCGGCGGCACCCACATCATGGTGATCGCCCACCGGGAAAGCGACGCGCCGGACGGCTTGACGCATCACCTGCATCTGGACGGCGGGCGGATCGGCATGGTTTCGCGTTTGCCCGTCATGTCGGCCACATAA
- a CDS encoding SMP-30/gluconolactonase/LRE family protein, whose protein sequence is MKRLLTAAALTLALASCGPETKPPVETEMPDTVTSYTLPGNTVFPEGIAHLAGSQNFYVGSTTDGTIFKGTLGQKAPEVFALPDADRTTAIGMKIDDKGRLYVAGGGTGKAFVYDTVNKTRLKLLTTPATKDTFINDVTLTPSAAYFTDSQRPILFRATRTDSSVGDMEAWLDFTGTALQYQPGFNLNGIASTPDGATLIVVQSNTGKLFRIKTSDKSVTEIKLSGVGGNTVPNGDGILLDGQTLYVVRNQDVIIVPVTMSADFSTGKLGTPFSDPSLRYPTTIAQEGKRLLVVNAQFNNRGPGLTPEVPFTVSDIAIK, encoded by the coding sequence ATGAAAAGATTGTTGACTGCCGCCGCCCTGACCCTTGCCCTGGCCTCCTGCGGCCCCGAGACCAAGCCACCCGTCGAAACGGAGATGCCCGACACGGTGACCAGTTACACCCTGCCCGGCAACACTGTTTTCCCGGAGGGCATCGCGCATCTGGCCGGAAGCCAGAATTTCTACGTCGGCAGCACCACCGACGGCACCATTTTCAAGGGCACGCTGGGCCAGAAGGCCCCCGAGGTTTTTGCCCTGCCCGACGCGGACCGCACCACCGCCATCGGCATGAAGATCGATGATAAGGGCCGCCTGTATGTCGCTGGTGGCGGGACTGGCAAGGCGTTCGTCTACGACACGGTCAACAAGACGCGCCTCAAGCTGTTGACCACGCCTGCGACCAAAGACACCTTTATCAACGACGTGACCCTCACGCCCAGTGCCGCGTACTTCACCGATTCGCAGCGCCCGATCCTGTTCCGCGCCACCCGCACGGACAGCAGCGTGGGCGATATGGAAGCGTGGCTGGATTTCACCGGTACGGCCCTGCAATACCAGCCGGGCTTCAACCTGAACGGCATCGCCTCCACTCCGGACGGCGCCACCCTGATCGTGGTTCAGAGCAACACCGGCAAACTGTTCCGCATTAAGACCTCCGACAAGTCCGTGACCGAGATCAAGCTGAGCGGTGTGGGCGGCAACACCGTGCCCAATGGCGACGGCATCCTGCTCGATGGCCAGACGCTGTACGTGGTCCGCAACCAGGACGTGATCATCGTGCCCGTCACCATGTCCGCCGATTTCAGCACGGGCAAACTGGGCACGCCGTTCAGCGACCCCAGCCTGCGTTATCCCACCACCATCGCGCAGGAAGGCAAGCGCCTGCTGGTTGTCAACGCCCAGTTCAACAACCGTGGCCCAGGCCTGACGCCGGAAGTGCCGTTCACGGTTTCCGATATCGCCATCAAGTAA
- a CDS encoding PsbP-related protein yields MTRFAPSLPVLVLTLLTLPALPSALAQTTPAAPAPVTVPGATPAGQKVIEAITVTSNQGYSIKVPGGWTPLKNSPGADVAFVNKTVGQLRPTVTVVVQDIPADLKATLADVRDLNARKMPEVVPGLKMLGEKTIKVSGQNAILWNYSGDGDGGKVRWTQVLTLKNNRLFTVTLVTPTGTPQELLDSGRTIIDSFALTAK; encoded by the coding sequence ATGACGCGTTTTGCTCCATCCCTCCCTGTGCTGGTTCTCACCCTGCTGACCCTGCCCGCCCTGCCGTCTGCACTGGCGCAGACCACCCCTGCCGCGCCCGCTCCGGTCACGGTCCCAGGTGCCACGCCCGCTGGCCAGAAAGTCATCGAGGCCATTACCGTGACCAGCAACCAGGGCTATTCCATCAAGGTGCCGGGCGGCTGGACACCGTTGAAGAACTCCCCCGGCGCAGATGTGGCCTTCGTCAACAAAACCGTGGGGCAATTGCGTCCCACCGTGACCGTTGTGGTGCAGGACATTCCCGCCGACCTGAAAGCCACCCTGGCCGACGTGCGTGATCTGAATGCCCGCAAGATGCCCGAAGTGGTCCCCGGCCTGAAAATGCTGGGCGAGAAGACCATCAAAGTCAGTGGTCAGAACGCCATCCTGTGGAACTACAGCGGCGACGGCGACGGCGGCAAGGTGCGCTGGACCCAGGTGCTGACCCTGAAGAACAACCGCCTGTTCACGGTGACCCTGGTGACCCCTACAGGCACCCCCCAGGAGTTGCTGGACAGCGGGCGCACGATCATCGACAGTTTCGCTCTGACAGCGAAGTAA
- a CDS encoding HAD-IIB family hydrolase has protein sequence MTSRDAQPPTGQPLAGRLPLLPPAGLPLLMAFDLDGTLITEQGREPDAATARALARLRALGVKLAIITGRDLAPDAVLEAMQPDAVATNNGGRIVVNGELHSEARFTPADLEAVLAHELTGARIVLFTADRLFVDLPNGTEPEPWMIARSYGPLAEAPDGDILKAGFYHPEVAGFAGRLRQSHPHLVVTGAQPPYLSFLTITPQGAHKGAALTLIADALGLPHDRAVAFGDSDNDEAMLEVAGYAVQVGQLPLLTRHAHTRLDRQTDLGAYLGEWADRLEQG, from the coding sequence GTGACCTCCCGCGATGCCCAGCCCCCCACCGGACAGCCCCTCGCCGGACGCCTACCCCTGCTTCCCCCGGCGGGCCTGCCGCTGCTGATGGCCTTCGATCTGGACGGCACCCTGATCACCGAACAGGGCCGTGAGCCGGACGCCGCCACGGCCCGCGCGCTGGCCCGGCTGCGCGCATTGGGGGTCAAGCTGGCGATCATCACCGGGCGCGATCTGGCCCCCGACGCCGTGCTGGAGGCCATGCAGCCCGACGCGGTGGCCACCAACAACGGCGGACGGATTGTGGTGAACGGCGAGTTACACAGCGAGGCCCGCTTCACTCCAGCAGACCTGGAGGCGGTGCTGGCCCACGAACTGACAGGCGCGCGAATCGTGCTGTTCACGGCGGATCGCCTGTTCGTGGACCTGCCGAATGGGACCGAGCCAGAACCTTGGATGATTGCCCGCAGCTATGGCCCTCTGGCTGAAGCCCCTGATGGCGACATCCTGAAAGCCGGGTTCTACCACCCGGAAGTGGCGGGGTTCGCCGGGCGGCTGCGGCAGTCCCATCCGCATCTGGTGGTGACCGGGGCACAGCCCCCCTACCTCAGTTTCCTGACCATCACGCCGCAGGGGGCGCACAAGGGCGCGGCCCTGACCCTGATTGCTGACGCTCTGGGGCTGCCGCATGACCGCGCGGTGGCCTTTGGTGACAGCGACAACGACGAGGCCATGCTGGAGGTGGCGGGCTATGCCGTGCAGGTGGGGCAGTTGCCCCTGCTGACCCGCCATGCCCACACCCGTCTGGACCGCCAGACCGATCTGGGCGCATACCTGGGGGAATGGGCAGACCGGCTGGAACAAGGCTGA
- a CDS encoding MDR family oxidoreductase: protein MTIPTLPDTYRALRVIQDGDERRAEFQTLPLSDLPDGEVLIEVSHSSLNYKDGLAVTGAAAILHHLPMTPGIDLAGRVIEDRSGTYAPGDAVILTGWGIGERQDGGYATHARAKAAWLVRQPEGTDASWAMSVGTAGFTAMLAVMALEDAGVRPEHGDVLVTGAAGGVGSTSVALLAHAGFTVTASTGRTEEEAYLRELGATSIISRDELPSLKRPLEKERWGGVVDCVGGATLAGAYASTRAHGALAVCGIASGIELKTTVFPLILRGVSLLGIDSVTCPQPRREAAWKRLARDLPAARLAGVTQTRGLSEVTTLAPQILAGQVRGRTVIDVNA, encoded by the coding sequence ATGACCATACCCACACTGCCCGACACCTACCGCGCCCTGCGGGTCATCCAGGACGGCGACGAACGCCGCGCCGAATTCCAGACCCTGCCGCTCTCTGACTTGCCGGACGGCGAGGTGCTGATTGAGGTGTCCCACTCCAGCCTGAATTATAAAGACGGGCTGGCCGTCACCGGGGCCGCCGCTATCCTGCACCATCTGCCGATGACCCCCGGTATCGATCTGGCGGGAAGGGTGATTGAGGACCGCAGCGGCACCTACGCCCCCGGTGACGCCGTGATCCTGACCGGCTGGGGCATCGGGGAGCGGCAGGACGGCGGCTACGCCACGCACGCCCGCGCGAAGGCGGCCTGGCTGGTCCGCCAGCCTGAGGGCACCGACGCGAGCTGGGCCATGAGCGTGGGTACGGCGGGATTCACGGCCATGCTGGCGGTCATGGCGCTGGAGGATGCGGGCGTGCGCCCCGAACACGGCGACGTGCTGGTCACGGGTGCGGCGGGCGGCGTGGGCAGCACATCGGTTGCCCTGCTGGCCCACGCAGGTTTCACGGTCACGGCCAGCACCGGGCGCACCGAGGAAGAGGCGTACCTGCGAGAGCTGGGGGCCACCAGCATCATCTCCCGTGATGAGCTGCCGTCCCTGAAACGCCCGCTGGAAAAGGAGCGCTGGGGTGGCGTGGTGGACTGCGTGGGGGGCGCGACACTGGCGGGCGCATATGCCTCTACCAGAGCGCACGGAGCGCTGGCGGTCTGCGGTATTGCCAGTGGCATCGAATTGAAGACCACCGTGTTTCCCCTGATCCTGCGCGGCGTATCGCTGCTGGGCATCGACAGCGTGACCTGCCCGCAGCCGCGCCGTGAGGCCGCCTGGAAGCGGCTGGCCCGCGATCTGCCTGCTGCGCGTCTGGCGGGCGTGACCCAGACGCGCGGGCTGTCCGAGGTGACCACGCTGGCCCCGCAGATTCTGGCCGGGCAGGTTCGGGGCCGTACCGTGATCGACGTGAACGCTTAA